Proteins encoded in a region of the Orcinus orca chromosome X, mOrcOrc1.1, whole genome shotgun sequence genome:
- the LOC101279684 gene encoding melanoma-associated antigen B4-like: MSPLKVLTASPCPSPRCPRCLPSCAHSRLLALTCVIMPRRRRNKRHGRKKRHQARGETQSLKGAQATEEAAAAEEIQESPSSPASVSRDTSPSSPAAGTHQEPQGAPATTSRDEGVSCPGSEEGAQSQDEKSAGTSQAAPSVRSSCRDPLRRKSTMFVEILLEKYITKEPILQAALLKTLNKKYKKRFPQILSRASNIMEAVFGLELKEVDPSSHSYALISKMVLPSDASPSDEFRMPTSGLLMTVLGAIFMKGNRATEEELWKFLNALGYHAGRRHLIFGDPGRLISKDFVQQKYLTYRQVPDSDPPRYEFLWGPRAHAETSKMKVLEFLAKIIGTVPSALPDLYEEALKDEEERAAARAAALAEGRAPSKAKARSSSHM, translated from the coding sequence ATGTCCCCGCTGAAGGTGCTCACAGCATCTCCTTGTCCCTCCCCCAGGTGCCCTCGTTGCCTGCCTTCCTGCGCACACTCCCGCCTGCTGGCCCTGACCTGTGTCATCATGCCTCGGCGCCGGAGGAACAAGCGCCATGGCCGCAAGAAACGCCACCAGGCCCGGGgggagactcagagtctcaaggGTGCCCAGGCCActgaggaggcggcggcggcagaAGAGATACAAGAGTCGCCGTCTTCCCCCGCTTCTGTTTCTCGGGATACTTCCCCGAGCTCCCCTGCTGCTGGCACTCACCAGGAGCCTCAGGGAGCCCCAGCCACTACCTCTCGTGATGAAGGAGTTTCATGCCCAGGATCTGAAGAGGGTGCCCAGAGCCAAGATGAGAAAAGTGCAGGTACCTCCCAGGCAGCACCTTCCGTTCGCAGCAGTTGCAGAGATCCTCTGAGAAGGAAGTCCACAATGTTCGTGGAGATCCTGCTGGAGAAGTACATAACGAAGGAGCCCATCCTGCAGGCAGCACTGCTGAAGACTCTCAACAAGAAGTACAAGAAGCGCTTCCCTCAGATCCTCAGCAGAGCCTCTAATATCATGGAGGCTGTCTTTGGCCTCGAGCTGAAGGAAGTCGACCCCAGCAGTCACTCCTACGCCCTCATCAGCAAGATGGTCCTCCCCAGCGACGCAAGTCCGAGTGATGAGTTCAGGATGCCCACGTCCGGCCTCCTGATGACTGTCCTGGGCGCGATCTTCATGAAGGGCAACCGTGCCACCGAAGAGGAGCTCTGGAAATTCCTCAATGCGTTGGGTTACCATGCTGGGAGGAGGCACTTGATCTTCGGGGATCCCGGGAGGCTCATCAGCAAAGATTTCGTGCAGCAGAAGTACCTGACGTACCGCCAGGTGCCCGACAGCGATCCTCCACGCTATGAGTTCCTGTGGGGCCCGAGAGCCCACGCTGAAACCAGCAAGATGAAAGTGCTGGAGTTTTTGGCCAAGATCATCGGTACCGTCCCCAGTGCCTTACCAGATCTCTATGAGGAGGCTCtgaaagatgaggaagagagagCCGCGGCCAGGGCTGCAGCTCTTGCAGAGGGCAGAGCCCCTTCCAAGGCCAAGGCCCGCAGCTCCTCCCACATGTAG